In a single window of the Canis lupus dingo isolate Sandy chromosome 18, ASM325472v2, whole genome shotgun sequence genome:
- the LOC112661334 gene encoding MICOS complex subunit MIC26 encodes MFKVIRRSVGPASLSLLTFKVYASPKRDSPHKTSVKVNELSLYSVPEGQSKYVEEPRTQLEESISHLRHYCEPYTSWCQEMYLQTKPKMQSLVQWGLDSYEYLQNAPPGFFPRLGVIGFAGIVGLLLARGSKIKKLVYPPGFMGLAASLYYPQQAIVFVQVSGEKLYDWGLRGYIVVEDLWKENFQKPGNVKNSPGNK; translated from the coding sequence ATGTTCAAGGTAATTCGGAGGTCTGTGGGGCCAGCCAGCCTGAGTCTGCTCACCTTTAAAGTGTATGCGTCACCTAAAAGGGACTCACCTCACAAAACTTCTGTGAAGGTTAATGAGCTTTCACTCTACTCGGTTCCTGAGGGTCAATCTAAATATGTGGAGGAGCCAAGGACCCAGCttgaagaaagcatttcacaTCTCCGACATTATTGCGAGCCATATACGAGTTGGTGTCAGGAAATGTACTTACAAACAAAGCCCAAGATGCAGAGCTTGGTTCAATGGGGGTTAGACAGCTATGAATATCTACAAAATGCACCTCCTGGATTTTTTCCAAGACTTGGTGTTATTGGTTTTGCTGGCATTGTTGGACTTCTTTTGGCTAGAGggtcaaaaataaagaagctggtgTATCCACCTGGGTTCATGGGACTAGCTGCCTCTCTTTATTATCCACAACAAGCCATTGTATTTGTCCAGGTCAGTGGGGAGAAATTATATGACTGGGGTTTACGAGGATACATAGTCGTAGAAGATTTGTGGAAGGAGAACTTTCAAAAGCCAGGAAATGTGAAGAATTCACCTGGAAATAAGTAG